The genomic interval GGTCGCGGCCGGGCCGCACCAGTAGCCGGTCTGCTGGTACTGGAAGTCGATGTTCAGCGTCCTGACGGTCTGCGTCGAGTAGCCGAGCTTCGGTACCGGTTTGGTTGCCGCGGCCACCTCGGCCGACATGGTCGGGGGTGCGGCGGCGGTGGCGGGGGCCGCGGCCATCGGGAGGGCGGCGGCGGCAATCAGGGCGAGACCGCACAGGGCGGCCTTGAACTTCGTCGTGGGGGTCATGTCAGCTCCTCACACGCGATGGACGACCGGGGCGGATCGTCCTGCGTTTGATACTGGCACAAGAAGCTGTCGCATGGTGAAAAAATCACCGACCCTTTCCAGCCTGGTGAAAAGGTCAGGCGGCGGCCTGCTCCACGGGCTCGATGATCTCCCGCACCAGCCAGCGCACGGCGTTCTCCGGGTACGGGCGCGGCAGCGAGAGCACGATGTGATCGAACCCCAGGCCGACCGCCCGTTGCACGATCGCGCGCGTCCCGGCCGGTTCGTCGTACGAGACGATCTGCTGCAACGACCGGCTGAGCGTCGACGGGTCACGGCCGATCCGGGCGCACTCCGCGTCCAGCCGCCGTACCCGATCGGCGAGGGTGTCGAAATCGGTGTGCGGCGGGCCGCTGATGTTCCACACGTCGGCGTACTCCGCGACCAGCCGGAGCATCCGGTTGCCCCAGCCGCCGATCAGCAGTGGCGGACCCGCGGGCTGGATCGGCTTGGGCGTGTTGCGGTTGCGCTCGAGCGTGTAGTACCGGCCGTGGAAGTCGAACTCGTCCTCGGTCCACATCCGGCGCAGGATCTCGATCGTCTCGCGGAGCCGGTCGATCCCCTCCCCCGGCGGCACGAGCGTCAACCCGTAGGCGGCGTACTCCTCGAGCGCCGGATTCGGGCCGGCGATACCGCTGAGGCCGGCCGGCTGGTGGGTGCCGCCGGCGCCGAGGCCCATGATCAGGCGGCCGCCGGAGATCACGTCCAGCGTGCTCGCGATCTTCCCGAGGACGGCCGGCGGCCGAACCCGGTTGCTGGTGACGAGCAGACCGAGGCGGAGGCGGCTGGTCTGCGCGGCGAGTGCGGTCAGCAGGGTCCAGCCTTCGAGGACGTCGCCGTCCTTCGGGTCGCGGAGCGGGAGGAAGTGGTCCCACAGCCACGCGTCGCGGATCTGCGGGATTTCGTCCGCCTCGAGCCAGACGCGGCGGATGTCGGCGTACGGGACGTGCATCGGGGTGGTCTTCAGACCGAACGTCAGTTCCATAATCGTCAGGATAACTGATGATCAGTGCGACTGACGATCAGTTGCCCGGTAGATTTGGCCTATGGCGTCCGACCGGCTGGGGTACCTGCTGAAACACGTCCTGGCGGAGCTGACCGAGGCTCAGACCAAGGCGCTGGCGCCGCACGCTCTGAACGGCCGCGATCTGGCCGTCCTGGCCGCGATCGTGTCCGGCGAGCCGCTGTCCCAGCTCGAGGTCGCGGCCCGGCTGCGGGTGGACCGCACGTCGATCGGTGACCTGCTGGACGGGCTCGAGGATCGTGGGTTCGTCGAGCGCCGGCGCAGTCCGGAGGACCGGCGGCGGAATGTCGTCGTACTGACGTCGCTCGGTCAGTCGACTTATGAGGCGGCGGAGCGGATCCGGCTGGACGTCGAGCGGGAGTTCCTCGCTCCCCTGGCGTCGTCGGAGCGCTTCCGGGACGATCTGCGGCTGCTGCTCGGGGAATGACGGCTCCGGCGTACCCGTTGGACTGAACATGCTCTCCGTCCCACTGTCAGTCCTGGACCGTTCTCGGACGCGTGCCGGCGAGACGGAGCCGGAGACGCTGCGGGCGACGGTGGAGTTCGCCCGGCAGGTGGAAGACCTTGGTTACAAGCGTTTCTGGGTGTCGGAGCATCACAGTGTTCCTGGAGTGGTCGGTTCGGCGCCGACCGTCCTGGCTGCGGCTGTTGCCGCTCGCACTTCGCAGATCCGAGTCGGCACCGGTGGAGTGATGCTGCCGAACCACCAGCCGCTCGTGGTGGCGGAGCAGTTCGGCGTACTGGAGTCGTTGTACCCGGGCCGCATCGACATGGGTCTCGGCCGCTCGGTCGGCTTCACCAACGGGGTACGGCGCGCGCTCGGCGTCGAGAAGGACGCTGCCGACGACTTCACCGCACAAGTCCAGGAACTCCTTGGCTATCTCGCCGGCACCTCCGACGTGCACGCCCGCCCAGGCGAGGGCCTACACATCCCACCGTTCATTCTTGCCGTCGGTGAAGGCGCTGCGATCGCTGCATCGCTTGGCCTGCCTGTGGTGCTGGCTGCCCGCCCGGACGCTGAGGAGCTTGTCGAGCAGTACCGAACGACCTTCCAGCCATCAGTGTGGGCCGCTGAGCCGTACGTCGTTCTCGCCGTCACCGCTGCGGTCGGCGACACCACCGAGGCGGCCCGGCGGCTGTTGTTGCCGGAGGCATGGGCCAGCGCGTACTCACGGACTCGCGGCGTCTTCCCGCCGCTGCAGCCCGATGTGCCGGTGGACATGACCGCGCGGGAGCAAGAGTTCTTCGAGAACGCGCTGCGCGGCCAGTACTACGGAACCTCGGACGAGGTGCAGGCCGCTCTCGAGGCCCTCGTGCAGCGCACTGCCGCCGACGAGGTCCTGATCACGACCAACACTTACGACCGGGACGATCTCCTCGCCTCACTGGCGAAGCTCATCGGCTGATCCGGTCCTCCAGCCGCTTCCGCACATCCGGCCATTCGTCGGCCAGGATCGAGAACACCACGGTGTCGCGGAACGAGCCGTCGGCCATCCGCTGGTGCCGCCGCAGTACGCCCTCGCGGGTCGCGCCGAGCTTGGCGATCGCCGCCTGCGAGCGGGTGTTCTTGGAGCCGGTCTGGATCTTCACACGGCCGAATCCGCAGACCTCGAAGGCGTGCTCGAGCAGCAACAGCTTGGCCGCCGGGTTGACCGCGGTTCCCCACACGGCGGGCGCGTAGCCGGTGTAGCCGAGGTGGATCCGCTCGTTGACCAGGTCGACGTCGGCGAGGCTCGACGTACCGACAACCGTGCCGTCGGCAACCAACCGGACGACGTACGCGAACCGCTTGGCCGCTGCCGGGATCCACTTCGCGCGCATCTCCTCCACGCTGGCCGGCATCGCACCAGGCCCGCCGGCGAAGCCGCCGGCGTACACCTGCTCGTTGGCGATCGCGGCGTACAACTCGTCGATGTCGGCGTCCTGCAGCCGATCCAGCCGTACGACGTCGCCGACCAGCGACCGTCCGTCCGGTGCGGTCGTCATGGCCTCACCCCTTCACCAGGAGATGCAGCACCAGCCAGACGATGGGCGCGGTCGCGAGCAGCGAGTCCAACCGGTCCATCACACCGCCGTGGCCGGGCAGCAGGTTCGACATGTCCTTGATACCGAGGTCGCGCTTGATCATCGACTCGCCGAGATCGCCGACCGTCGCGGTCAGCACGGCGACCGCACCGACGATCGCACCGACCCACCAATGCCCGTCGAGCAGCCAGACGACCCCGGCGATCCCCGCCCCGACACAGGCGAGAGCCGAACCGGCGAAGCCCTCCCAGGACTTCTTCGGGCTGATCGTCGGCGCCATCGGATGCTTGCCGAACAGCACGCCGGCCACGTAGCCGCCGACGTCGCTGGCAACCACCACCAGGAAGAAGGTCACCACCCGCCCCGGGCCGTCCGCGTCCGGCTGGACCAGCAGGATGGCGAACCCGGCCAGCAACGGCACATAGCCGATCAGGAAGACGCCGGCGCTGACATCGCGAACGAATCCGACCGAACCGCCCGGCATCCGCCAGAAGATGGTCGCCAGCACCGTGAGCGCGAGCGCGACCAGGAGCGCCATCGGCCCACCGAAGTACGCCGATGTCAGCATCGCGGTCGTGCCGGCGAACATCGGGATCCGCGGGATCGCGGCGCCGCCGGTGCGCAGCGCCTTGATCATCTCGTCGACGGCCACCAGGACCACGACCAGCACCAGGACGGTGAACAGGACCTTCTGCCAGTACAGCGATCCGAGGATCAGTGCGCCGAGCCCGACTCCGACCGCGATGGCCGCGGGCAGATTACGCCCGGCACGGCTCGGGCTGGGACTCGCCGCGGGCGTGCTGTCGACGCCCATCACACCTCGAGCAGTTCGGCTTCCTTGTGCTTGAGCAGGTCGTCGATCGAGTCGACGTACTTCTTCGTCAACCCGTCGAGCCGCTTCTCAGCACTCTTGCCTTCGTCCTCGCCCGCATCGCCGTCCTTGACCGTCTTGTGCACCTGGTCCATGGCGTGCCGGCGGATGTTGCGCACCGAGACCTTGGCTTCCTCGCCCTTGGTCTTGGCGACCTTGATGTACTCCTTGCGCCGCTCCTCGGTCAGCTGCGGCATCGTCACCCGGATCACC from Kribbella sp. NBC_00709 carries:
- a CDS encoding MarR family winged helix-turn-helix transcriptional regulator, giving the protein MASDRLGYLLKHVLAELTEAQTKALAPHALNGRDLAVLAAIVSGEPLSQLEVAARLRVDRTSIGDLLDGLEDRGFVERRRSPEDRRRNVVVLTSLGQSTYEAAERIRLDVEREFLAPLASSERFRDDLRLLLGE
- a CDS encoding LLM class flavin-dependent oxidoreductase produces the protein MELTFGLKTTPMHVPYADIRRVWLEADEIPQIRDAWLWDHFLPLRDPKDGDVLEGWTLLTALAAQTSRLRLGLLVTSNRVRPPAVLGKIASTLDVISGGRLIMGLGAGGTHQPAGLSGIAGPNPALEEYAAYGLTLVPPGEGIDRLRETIEILRRMWTEDEFDFHGRYYTLERNRNTPKPIQPAGPPLLIGGWGNRMLRLVAEYADVWNISGPPHTDFDTLADRVRRLDAECARIGRDPSTLSRSLQQIVSYDEPAGTRAIVQRAVGLGFDHIVLSLPRPYPENAVRWLVREIIEPVEQAAA
- a CDS encoding LLM class flavin-dependent oxidoreductase, with protein sequence MLSVPLSVLDRSRTRAGETEPETLRATVEFARQVEDLGYKRFWVSEHHSVPGVVGSAPTVLAAAVAARTSQIRVGTGGVMLPNHQPLVVAEQFGVLESLYPGRIDMGLGRSVGFTNGVRRALGVEKDAADDFTAQVQELLGYLAGTSDVHARPGEGLHIPPFILAVGEGAAIAASLGLPVVLAARPDAEELVEQYRTTFQPSVWAAEPYVVLAVTAAVGDTTEAARRLLLPEAWASAYSRTRGVFPPLQPDVPVDMTAREQEFFENALRGQYYGTSDEVQAALEALVQRTAADEVLITTNTYDRDDLLASLAKLIG
- a CDS encoding GNAT family N-acetyltransferase, whose protein sequence is MTTAPDGRSLVGDVVRLDRLQDADIDELYAAIANEQVYAGGFAGGPGAMPASVEEMRAKWIPAAAKRFAYVVRLVADGTVVGTSSLADVDLVNERIHLGYTGYAPAVWGTAVNPAAKLLLLEHAFEVCGFGRVKIQTGSKNTRSQAAIAKLGATREGVLRRHQRMADGSFRDTVVFSILADEWPDVRKRLEDRISR
- a CDS encoding phosphatidate cytidylyltransferase, yielding MGVDSTPAASPSPSRAGRNLPAAIAVGVGLGALILGSLYWQKVLFTVLVLVVVLVAVDEMIKALRTGGAAIPRIPMFAGTTAMLTSAYFGGPMALLVALALTVLATIFWRMPGGSVGFVRDVSAGVFLIGYVPLLAGFAILLVQPDADGPGRVVTFFLVVVASDVGGYVAGVLFGKHPMAPTISPKKSWEGFAGSALACVGAGIAGVVWLLDGHWWVGAIVGAVAVLTATVGDLGESMIKRDLGIKDMSNLLPGHGGVMDRLDSLLATAPIVWLVLHLLVKG